Proteins from a single region of Streptomyces glaucescens:
- a CDS encoding nucleotidyltransferase family protein: protein MTDPTADLRPVQAVILAGGQGSRLRPYTDDRPKPMVEIPGTGTPIIGHQLAWLAEEGVTDVVVSCGHLADVLKDWLDSADLPVSVTTVVEEEPLGRGGGLRFAAAHLPRPDRPWYATNGDIWTRFSLREMADFHTERDAVATLALARPRIPWGAVRTDGFGHITDFIESPPSTFEINAGVYVFSPEFAAMLPARGDHERTTFPHLARARRLAGFSIPHGAYWRAIDTAKDLTEAAKELAALGR from the coding sequence ATGACTGATCCGACCGCCGACCTCCGCCCCGTCCAAGCCGTCATCCTGGCCGGCGGCCAGGGCTCCCGGCTGCGCCCCTACACCGACGACCGGCCCAAGCCGATGGTCGAGATCCCCGGGACGGGGACGCCGATCATCGGTCATCAGCTCGCCTGGCTCGCCGAGGAGGGCGTGACCGACGTGGTGGTCAGCTGCGGCCACCTCGCCGATGTCCTCAAGGACTGGCTGGACTCGGCCGACCTCCCGGTGTCCGTGACCACCGTCGTGGAGGAGGAGCCGCTCGGCCGCGGTGGCGGCCTGCGGTTCGCCGCCGCTCATCTCCCCCGTCCGGACCGCCCCTGGTACGCCACCAACGGCGACATCTGGACCCGCTTCTCGCTGCGCGAGATGGCCGACTTCCACACCGAGCGGGACGCCGTGGCGACCCTCGCGCTGGCCCGGCCGCGCATCCCCTGGGGCGCCGTCCGCACCGACGGCTTCGGTCACATCACGGACTTCATCGAGTCCCCGCCGTCGACGTTCGAGATCAACGCGGGCGTCTACGTCTTCTCCCCCGAGTTCGCCGCCATGCTCCCCGCGCGCGGCGACCACGAGCGCACCACGTTCCCGCATCTGGCCCGGGCGCGCCGGCTGGCCGGTTTCTCGATCCCGCACGGCGCGTACTGGCGGGCCATCGACACGGCGAAGGACCTGACGGA